From one Brachypodium distachyon strain Bd21 chromosome 4, Brachypodium_distachyon_v3.0, whole genome shotgun sequence genomic stretch:
- the LOC100835040 gene encoding mitochondrial substrate carrier family protein ucpB isoform X1: MAQPRSGDARPAPREGTPYALYQFGTSGAAVAVATAVTHPLDVMKVRLQMQLAGQKGNLVGMGTIFTQMIEREGPRSLYLGISPALTRSLIYGGLRLGLYEPCKHVCSYAFGSTNFAFKSASGIVAGALATALTNPMEVLKVRSQMSTSRITTIGVMRIIVAEEGLKALWKGVGPAMARAGCLTASQMATYDETKQALLKWTRLEEGFQLHLMSSCIAGTAGTLVTAPIDMIKTRLMLQREAKGARVYRNGFHCAYQVVRTEGVKSLYKGGFATFARLGPQTAITFVVCEKLRGLAGMTAI; encoded by the exons ATGGCGCAGCCGAGGTCCGGAGACGCACGGCCAGCGCCGCGGGAGGGGACGCCTTACGCGCTGTACCAGTTCGGcaccagcggcgccgccgtcgccgtcgccaccgccgtcaCCCACCCGCTCG ATGTTATGAAAGTTAGGCTCCAAATGCAGCTTGCTGGGCAAAAAGGAAACTTAGTTGGAATG GGGACAATATTTACGCAAATGATAGAAAGGGAAGGGCCTCGATCACTCTACCTGGGAATTTCACCAGCATTGACCAGATCACTCATCTATGGTGGCCTTCGATTAGGATTGTATGAGCCCTGCAAACATGTCTGCAGTTATGCATTTGGTTCAACAAACTTTGCTTTCAAATCTGCATCCGGAATAGTTGCTGGTGCCCTAGCAACTGCATTGACGAATCCGATGGAGGTTTTAAAG GTGAGGTCACAGATGAGTACAAGCAGAATTACTACAATCGGCGTGATGAGGATAATTGTAGCAGAAGAAGGGCTCAAAGCGCTTTGGAAGGGAGTTGGCCCAGCAATGGCGAGAGCAGGCTGCCTCACGGCATCACAGATGGCAACTTATGACGAGACCAAGCAG GCCTTGCTGAAGTGGACACGACTTGAAGAAGGTTTTCAATTACATCTCAT GTCGAGTTGCATCGCTGGAACAGCTGGTACACTTGTGACAGCGCCGATTGACATGATCAAAACAAGATTAATGCTTCAACGGGAGGCCAAAGGTGCTAGAGTATACAGGAATGGTTTCCACTGTGCTTACCAG GTTGTGCGGACAGAGGGTGTAAAATCACTTTATAAAGG TGGGTTTGCCACCTTCGCAAGATTAGGTCCTCAAACAGCAATCACCTTCGTCGTCTGTGAGAAGCTGCGCGGACTTGCTGGAATGACCGCTATTTAG
- the LOC100835040 gene encoding mitochondrial substrate carrier family protein ucpB isoform X2 has translation MKVRLQMQLAGQKGNLVGMGTIFTQMIEREGPRSLYLGISPALTRSLIYGGLRLGLYEPCKHVCSYAFGSTNFAFKSASGIVAGALATALTNPMEVLKVRSQMSTSRITTIGVMRIIVAEEGLKALWKGVGPAMARAGCLTASQMATYDETKQALLKWTRLEEGFQLHLMSSCIAGTAGTLVTAPIDMIKTRLMLQREAKGARVYRNGFHCAYQVVRTEGVKSLYKGGFATFARLGPQTAITFVVCEKLRGLAGMTAI, from the exons ATGAAAGTTAGGCTCCAAATGCAGCTTGCTGGGCAAAAAGGAAACTTAGTTGGAATG GGGACAATATTTACGCAAATGATAGAAAGGGAAGGGCCTCGATCACTCTACCTGGGAATTTCACCAGCATTGACCAGATCACTCATCTATGGTGGCCTTCGATTAGGATTGTATGAGCCCTGCAAACATGTCTGCAGTTATGCATTTGGTTCAACAAACTTTGCTTTCAAATCTGCATCCGGAATAGTTGCTGGTGCCCTAGCAACTGCATTGACGAATCCGATGGAGGTTTTAAAG GTGAGGTCACAGATGAGTACAAGCAGAATTACTACAATCGGCGTGATGAGGATAATTGTAGCAGAAGAAGGGCTCAAAGCGCTTTGGAAGGGAGTTGGCCCAGCAATGGCGAGAGCAGGCTGCCTCACGGCATCACAGATGGCAACTTATGACGAGACCAAGCAG GCCTTGCTGAAGTGGACACGACTTGAAGAAGGTTTTCAATTACATCTCAT GTCGAGTTGCATCGCTGGAACAGCTGGTACACTTGTGACAGCGCCGATTGACATGATCAAAACAAGATTAATGCTTCAACGGGAGGCCAAAGGTGCTAGAGTATACAGGAATGGTTTCCACTGTGCTTACCAG GTTGTGCGGACAGAGGGTGTAAAATCACTTTATAAAGG TGGGTTTGCCACCTTCGCAAGATTAGGTCCTCAAACAGCAATCACCTTCGTCGTCTGTGAGAAGCTGCGCGGACTTGCTGGAATGACCGCTATTTAG